The nucleotide window GAATGGAAGCAGAGATGAGGAGCTTCCGCTGCCCATCGATGATAAGCGAGCGGCGATCGTAGGTGACATTGGCCGCTAAACACACTGTGAAGAAACAACAACACAATAGCAACAAAAATTTCGGTACCATTTTTTTGTGGGTGCTTGTTCTAAGCTCACTCCCTACTCCCTACTTTTATATGCGAGCGAGTGACCCAACGAGAGAAGAAAATAGCGAACAAAGCATGTGGGTGGCTTTAATTAAACAACGTGTTGAGGTCAGCTATTAATCTAAGCATACATATTGACATAAATGATGAAAAGTTTCTCCATTTTTCAACCACTCCTTGAATTGGGCTAACCGGGCAATAATTGCAACACTGAACAGGAGATTTCAACTGTGTTAAATTTTAGTTGGTATTGAAGAAGAGTGCATGGTAAAATAGGGTAatcaaatcgatggaaagaaaCGATGGGGCACCAAATATCCAAGTTTTGATCCCAATTCTTGCCTTAAATCCTACTCCAGGGACTAGATTCTTTACTAGTTCATTTTACAATTTCTGGGGATGGTCACATGCCTCGTATATCGCACACACCATCCAACACCAATACAGTAGCGCGCACAGAGTTTCTTTAGAATTCCCAGACAAAACTTATCTTGTTCATGATCCTGTCGGATCACCGACAAGGCCGGAAATATGAAACTCGCTCGGTTGTCACTTGGTATATGCGAGTGGGCTTGGGCCTCAATGTTTTAGATATGCGGGTCCAACGTTTGGGCCTTGAAtcgaaacaaatatttttttctctcttataggggtgagtttttttttttttttttgggacttttggaggccggtacactagattatacttgaTTGTAAAAAAgcgcaatcactaaaacatcattttaaaaaagtacgaTGGGGATCATCtgttaccaaaataacctcaaatttgattttctctctccatgaattgtgatacaatagtgatacttttaaatagaagattcaatttagtgttcaatttatatcttttgctcataaaatgatgatataaatgttagaatgtaaatttgattgcattacatgtctttctggttcaattatgtcattttagtggatttttggtgttggtgatactatagtgatacatctctgcagctgtaaatgttttttccaAAATGaacaagagatgtacaaaccaagaaaagaaaagtaattaggaagaagaagtatgcatactggttcaattgtatcattttaatgaatttttggtgttcgtgatactatagtgatacatctctataAAAAACGAAtcatagtccagatctgcaaaaaacgaagcacaacccagattgaacaacgaagcatagtccagatctgtcaaaaacgaagcagagcaccTCGACGCTGTCtggattgagcaacgacgaagaaggcgatgaagagaggagatactcagccaaaaacggagaagaagacaacgaaaaacaaattcagattgagaaccagaagaagaagaagaagaaggagaagaaggagagaaagaaggagataacttttagtagagaaggaggagagaaagagatgacacactagagttggatagttggagggagaagaagaaaaggaagaagaagggtattgtaggtataaactaaaaaatatcttaaatcaaatgaccaaattacccttaaattgcacttttttacaattttaaaaatgtccatgacctttttacaattaagttatccaaagtgctcttactgtcaattatacttttttttttaaacaggggATTTTAGGAGGGGTAAGATTCAAACCCATGACCTAATGAATGAatgatcccttacatgcaatGACAATGACATTAGTTAAAACACAAATCTCATTTAATGTATCATATAGTGATTGAGTTCATTTATCGTTTCAGTCTGTAACCAAACTGGCTTCCTGGCCTGTCGTTGATTGTTTTTTCATGAATGCATCAATCTCCGCCTCCGGGTCTGGCTTAATTCCTGCCTCCTTTTCATATCTCGTCCACCTAAGCAATGCCttgagtttgatgatgaaaagaTCCAAATTTTGGGGAAATTCTTGTTTGCTTTTGGGATATTTTTGGTGGAGAATATGTGATGtgtcaaaagaaaaggagacatattaaaaagaaatggaaaaagaaaattgaattgtGACACAAATTTGTAGTATGTTTCGACGTTGCTTTGAACGATGAAAAAAGAAGTGTGTGCAATGTAAATAAGAAAATATAAAGTTGTGAAGTAATAATGGAGTATTAAATATTGAGAATAATGATATAGCCgacaaaatgaaaaaaggaaAGCTTGGGACATCAAGGGGAGATGaaggaaataaaaagaaaaagaatggaaagaaaaattaaggaaaatctCGCTAGTAAAGGCAAGCAAACCAATGCAAAAGGAAACAATAATAAGTAAAGAAGATGGCCGTGTGACTAGAGAATAGAAAGAGGAGATTTGCACGCCCGGCAAGAAAGAGGAAAtcaatacaaaagaaaaaaagaagatcatGTTGACTAATATGATTTGTTGTATGAGAAGAAAAAATTACatctctttcattttttattgttaaaagATATAAATGTTATAGGGGTACCTtattaaagaagaaaatcaatggAGGAGGTGATTATTAGAAGTATGAGGAGGTAGATTCATGACAGAAATGGTGTTCAAGGAAATTTGGAGAGGATTTCCATTGATTTCTTCAAGCAAAACCAACAGATTTCCAGTAGTCTTGAGGAAAGCCCGTGGCACATGGTACCTATGAAAGAACACCAAGCTTAAGTCACATAACTGAACATTATCATTGGATTATTTGCACAAGTATGCAAGTGGCCTAAAATACTATGTTCTGCTCTCTTACTTATTGGTCTAGTTGGAATCTGAATCTCACTCGTATTGAGAGGCAAGAAATACTTACAATATCTGGGAAGGATTTCCCTTAGATGTATTAAAAGAAACCCAATAACGACCAATGCTCTGTCCGTTGACCCAAGCCTCACCTTTACCCATTGAGCTAAGGTTTAAAGCAACTGGATCATCTCCAATAGGTGCATCAAACGCAGTCTGCCAAATGAATGATTTATGAGACTAAAATCAATGTGGATgaatcacatcacatcacatttaTAAGCCTTTATTTTAGTAGAAGTTCATATGGTATGAAACAAACATGGCCACCATATACATGTATAAACAGACATAATTAGAAGAACAAAGATTACATCGACCACGATATTTGTCTGTTAATAAGTTATACGTACGTAGAATACAGATGTAATATTATAATCATGATCAAAGTTTAATTAACATATCACATAGTCTGGtttacaggcgaacatgtgacccAGAGGTAAGTTGCAAGAGTGCAACTTAGAGCCAGAGGTCACAAGTCTTATTTctgaaaacagtctctccacatattatgtggggataagaTTTACGTATATCATGTATGTCCCCGATTCTTCCCTCTGCAAGAGCCTTGtacacgagagttgtttaccttttttttatcatctaGTCTGGTTTGTGAGAATAACTTCGTCATTATTGTCATAGCATTACTTTCCCAATCCAAGTTATTCATCACCAAACATGTATTTACATATGGAGAAGTAATATTTGTACCTTGTACCAAGTAAGTGGTTGACTGTTAGTAAGAACAATTTCACTCCACTCAACATTGTCTGAATTTGGTTCCATGTATATCTGCAACTTCTCCCCTAGTAGCCCAACCTGCATCGGTCATAGACAAGAGTCATAATGATGCGTCCCTAGTTGTTCCGTGCtcttttttttatccaattGTTATCAAGGACTACCAATTCGTAATAAAATTGTAACCAGGGGTCTAGTTAGAATATCGGACCTGGTATCCCCATGTATAATTGGTAAAATTATACACCTCTGTCTCATTGCATTGTATTTCCGCTTTAGTTAAGCCAGTAAATCTGCTCTCAAGGAAAGCTCCTGAATCCTTTGAGTAGACATCGAAAAGAGAAAGTGATTGACATCTACAATTAGTGAATCACTGAGATTGTAAGATCATAGAAATGCAGCCTAGAAAATATTACCGGTAATCCAACCATAACACTAAGGATGGAGATATTGTTGGTCCCATCGTTTAAGTCAATTGCTTCTTCCAAAGTAAAGGCCTTAACATCATGACTTCCATGCGCAGATcctgagaagaagaaaaaaatgattttagAGCTGATAAATAAGTGGGAAACCAGAATGTCAGGAATgctaatttattaattatctcCATCCATCAATGAAAAGGAATAATAACAGTTTACCATGAAATGCATGATGACCTAGTAGCATCGCTTTTTTTCACCAGATTTTCAAAAGCTTATTCATTAATATATTATGCCCTAGTATTCCATCTCTATTTCTTCGTTCTTCAAATACACAGACCACAGTAGTTAATgacatcaaaaaaattatattttgaggGAACACCATTTAAAAAAGTTATTAAGTAGTTGACGGGACTTACCTGCATACACATTGTTGACAAAGGCATGTGCAACATGTCCACGAGACTCCACATGAAGAATAGGAGTAGAGCAAGATGAATTTGGTTCAAAGCTGTTAAGGCATGTTTCTTAATTAACCCAATCTACAtaacttacaaaaaaaattaccagTACTAAATTAAATTACTTAAGTATGATATGGAGTTATGGACATAATTTGCTAAGAAATATGAATGTACCTGAAAGAATACCAAAGATAATCGGATTTATCTTTGGTTGTATTCATATGCTCAAGTAGTGTATTTGATTTTATAGAAGTGTCTAGGTAGTTTGTAACATCATCTTTGAATTCTTTCCATATGTCGGCTGAATCAGACATTTGGCTGGACATTGTCGTTCTAATGCTTTTCTCTGTGTTTACCTGTTATAACATATGCAAGGCTGACTATCTTCTTTGAAAGTAAACGAAGAACGCATTCTAATTTATTATTGTACTGAATCTATATCATATCAAACTGCCTTTTCATTTCTGTCTgtttttctaaaaattaaaaggaaGGGTTCTTGAACAAGGCAATTTGACTTGCTAATTTTTCAAGCAAGTCATGTGACATGCAATTCGAGTGTGATCTAATGGCAATTTTATCAAGCATAAATATAAGAACAAACATTGTATGGCATTTTGTGTTTATTCATGTCCATTATGTACAATTATCTTTATATGTAAGTGACTTGATCGTTTAAACTTCGGAAAGTCTTTTTGGGATAAGGCTTATACTTAAGGCATAAACTACATTAGTAAATAAAGTTAAAAGTACAAATAAAGCTAGACTCTTATGAACAATATTGAAATCTTCGTCAGCATCTTGCCCAAAAAATATGAAGCTTGGAACTTTTTGACCAAAGAATAAAATTTGATCAGTATGTAGATAATTGTCAGTAAACAAAGGATTTTTAAGTACCAACTTACCTTTGCGGTGTTGAATATTACATTTTCACAATCACGTAGGATGCTAATTGACTTTGGAAGTAGTTCAAATGATATGTTTCGAAATTGGATGGTAGCATTCTCTCCTTGATTGTTGTTTACAAGAAATGCAGCACATTCTCCCTCTGCTGCTTCAAAAACATAGGCCTAATTGAAGATAAATTGGCGGTTAGTGATAACTCCTATCATACTTGtgttaattttataatatttatccATTACAAGAATTCAAAAAAGCATTGGATATCACCTCCTGAAGATCCCCTAAAGAGAAGTTAGATGGTGTTCCCTGCAATAAAGTGCTAGAGCAAAGCTTGATTGCTGCATGCAAGTCTTTCAGATGGCCCCACTTGGGTTGCTGGATTAGACCtggaattttttcaaaaaagaaaacaacacatCAGTATCATGTTTGTCATGGAGTACTTTAATGCTAACGACTTCCTATCACTTACCATATTCATCAAGTGGAGCTTGATCATAATAACTTGTAATCACGTATGCAGATGCAGTCCTTCCAAAGTTTGTACCACCATGGTACTACACAAAGATTTCATAATTAAAGCTTCAAGTCAAGatagaaaataaaaggaaaacaatacGCGTGCACAAGACTCTCACGGTGAGTGGGGTCGGGGAAGGCAAGATGTACATATATtgtatccccacataatatgtggagaggttgttttcgGGAATTgcttatagagaaaaaaaaaagtgaaataacATTAAACACATAATTATTGAGGCCTTTTTCAGTAGTTTTACAACCAATTTTCCACTCGAACGGCAAAAATTGTTTGGCAGTCACATGCCaagaataatttttcaaaatctgtTCTCAAAACACCTATAAGACAATATCAAGTTCTGCCATGTCCAAAACATCCAACACaatcaaaagagagaaatttttaAGTTAATAGAGGAAATTATTAGTTGGAAGCAGAATAAAAGTGTTTTTAAGCTCATGCTTCAAAACTAGTAACTGAAAACACTGCCAAGCAGAGACAAGTTTTCAGTTGATATAACAATACCATGTAATAATTTATATAGCTTCCATTTTTTGCAATAAAAAGTGTGACATGAAATGCAATATCCTCAGCAGATCTTAGATACGGTTCTCCACCATAGACTTGATAGCTTCa belongs to Tripterygium wilfordii isolate XIE 37 chromosome 2, ASM1340144v1, whole genome shotgun sequence and includes:
- the LOC120012959 gene encoding beta-galactosidase 6 isoform X4, with amino-acid sequence MCSGTSTSHSLVRGFPFWLHDVPGIIYRSDNEPFKFYMQNFTTKIVNLMKSEGLYASQGGPIVLSQIENEYQNIEAAFREKGPPYVRWAAKMAVGLQTGVPWVMCKQKDAPDPVINSCNGMRCGETFEGPNAPNKPSIWTENWTSFYQVYGGEPYLRSAEDIAFHVTLFIAKNGSYINYYMYHGGTNFGRTASAYVITSYYDQAPLDEYGLIQQPKWGHLKDLHAAIKLCSSTLLQGTPSNFSLGDLQEAYVFEAAEGECAAFLVNNNQGENATIQFRNISFELLPKSISILRDCENVIFNTAKVNTEKSIRTTMSSQMSDSADIWKEFKDDVTNYLDTSIKSNTLLEHMNTTKDKSDYLWYSFSFEPNSSCSTPILHVESRGHVAHAFVNNVYAGSAHGSHDVKAFTLEEAIDLNDGTNNISILSVMVGLPDSGAFLESRFTGLTKAEIQCNETEVYNFTNYTWGYQVGLLGEKLQIYMEPNSDNVEWSEIVLTNSQPLTWYKTAFDAPIGDDPVALNLSSMGKGEAWVNGQSIGRYWVSFNTSKGNPSQILYHVPRAFLKTTGNLLVLLEEINGNPLQISLNTISVMNLPPHTSNNHLLH
- the LOC120012959 gene encoding beta-galactosidase 6 isoform X2, whose amino-acid sequence is MVQWWWWVCWVVLVAATVVVGGGGGRGGVGDVVTYDGRSLIVEGERKLLFSGSIHYPRSTPQMWPSLIAKAKDGGLDVIQTYVFWNLHEPQPGQYDFSGRYDLVRFIKEIQAQGLYACVRIGPFIESEWNYGGFPFWLHDVPGIIYRSDNEPFKFYMQNFTTKIVNLMKSEGLYASQGGPIVLSQIENEYQNIEAAFREKGPPYVRWAAKMAVGLQTGVPWVMCKQKDAPDPVINSCNGMRCGETFEGPNAPNKPSIWTENWTSFYQVYGGEPYLRSAEDIAFHVTLFIAKNGSYINYYMYHGGTNFGRTASAYVITSYYDQAPLDEYGLIQQPKWGHLKDLHAAIKLCSSTLLQGTPSNFSLGDLQEAYVFEAAEGECAAFLVNNNQGENATIQFRNISFELLPKSISILRDCENVIFNTAKVNTEKSIRTTMSSQMSDSADIWKEFKDDVTNYLDTSIKSNTLLEHMNTTKDKSDYLWYSFSFEPNSSCSTPILHVESRGHVAHAFVNNVYAGSAHGSHDVKAFTLEEAIDLNDGTNNISILSVMVGLPDSGAFLESRFTGLTKAEIQCNETEVYNFTNYTWGYQVGLLGEKLQIYMEPNSDNVEWSEIVLTNSQPLTWYKTAFDAPIGDDPVALNLSSMGKGEAWVNGQSIGRYWVSFNTSKGNPSQILYHVPRAFLKTTGNLLVLLEEINGNPLQISLNTISVMNLPPHTSNNHLLH
- the LOC120012959 gene encoding beta-galactosidase 6 isoform X3, coding for MWPSLIAKAKDGGLDVIQTYVFWNLHEPQPGQYDFSGRYDLVRFIKEIQAQGLYACVRIGPFIESEWNYGWGFPFWLHDVPGIIYRSDNEPFKFYMQNFTTKIVNLMKSEGLYASQGGPIVLSQIENEYQNIEAAFREKGPPYVRWAAKMAVGLQTGVPWVMCKQKDAPDPVINSCNGMRCGETFEGPNAPNKPSIWTENWTSFYQVYGGEPYLRSAEDIAFHVTLFIAKNGSYINYYMYHGGTNFGRTASAYVITSYYDQAPLDEYGLIQQPKWGHLKDLHAAIKLCSSTLLQGTPSNFSLGDLQEAYVFEAAEGECAAFLVNNNQGENATIQFRNISFELLPKSISILRDCENVIFNTAKVNTEKSIRTTMSSQMSDSADIWKEFKDDVTNYLDTSIKSNTLLEHMNTTKDKSDYLWYSFSFEPNSSCSTPILHVESRGHVAHAFVNNVYAGSAHGSHDVKAFTLEEAIDLNDGTNNISILSVMVGLPDSGAFLESRFTGLTKAEIQCNETEVYNFTNYTWGYQVGLLGEKLQIYMEPNSDNVEWSEIVLTNSQPLTWYKTAFDAPIGDDPVALNLSSMGKGEAWVNGQSIGRYWVSFNTSKGNPSQILYHVPRAFLKTTGNLLVLLEEINGNPLQISLNTISVMNLPPHTSNNHLLH
- the LOC120012959 gene encoding beta-galactosidase 6 isoform X1; this translates as MVQWWWWVCWVVLVAATVVVGGGGGRGGVGDVVTYDGRSLIVEGERKLLFSGSIHYPRSTPQMWPSLIAKAKDGGLDVIQTYVFWNLHEPQPGQYDFSGRYDLVRFIKEIQAQGLYACVRIGPFIESEWNYGWGFPFWLHDVPGIIYRSDNEPFKFYMQNFTTKIVNLMKSEGLYASQGGPIVLSQIENEYQNIEAAFREKGPPYVRWAAKMAVGLQTGVPWVMCKQKDAPDPVINSCNGMRCGETFEGPNAPNKPSIWTENWTSFYQVYGGEPYLRSAEDIAFHVTLFIAKNGSYINYYMYHGGTNFGRTASAYVITSYYDQAPLDEYGLIQQPKWGHLKDLHAAIKLCSSTLLQGTPSNFSLGDLQEAYVFEAAEGECAAFLVNNNQGENATIQFRNISFELLPKSISILRDCENVIFNTAKVNTEKSIRTTMSSQMSDSADIWKEFKDDVTNYLDTSIKSNTLLEHMNTTKDKSDYLWYSFSFEPNSSCSTPILHVESRGHVAHAFVNNVYAGSAHGSHDVKAFTLEEAIDLNDGTNNISILSVMVGLPDSGAFLESRFTGLTKAEIQCNETEVYNFTNYTWGYQVGLLGEKLQIYMEPNSDNVEWSEIVLTNSQPLTWYKTAFDAPIGDDPVALNLSSMGKGEAWVNGQSIGRYWVSFNTSKGNPSQILYHVPRAFLKTTGNLLVLLEEINGNPLQISLNTISVMNLPPHTSNNHLLH